CTCCTCCAGTAACTATTATTCTTTTTCCATTAAGTTTCATTTAAAGTAGCCTCATAAACTTTTTCAATCTTTGAAACAATAAGTTCCCAATCATAATTTTTAGCAAAAGCTATTGAACTTTTATTTAATTTATTTAATTCACTTTCATTTTTAAGTAAATATAGAATTTTATTTGATATTTCATCTGCAGAAAGTTTAACAATGAAACCATTCTCATTATTTTTTATAACCCCTACACCTGCATTTTTTTCATGATCTACAATTATAGCAGGCAAACCACAGGAGTTAGCTTCTAAAATGGTGTTTGGAAAACCTTCTCTAGTGGATGGAAGTACGAATATTTTAGAAGATTTCATATAAGAGTACACATCTTCGTCTTTTTCAACAAATCCAAAAAAATTCACATTATCTTCTAATCTAAGAGTTTTAGATAGATTTTTCAATTTTTCAAGATCTGGTCCACTACCGATTATTCCACATTTAATATTAGGTACTGTTATTTTAGCTTTTGATATTGCTTTTAATAGCACATCAACATTTTTATGGGATATTAATCTACCCACATAAATAATATCAAAATTTTGTGTTGATGGTTTAATATTTTGGATATAATTGAAGTCTACACCATTAGGAATTACATAATTCTTTTCTTCAGGTACATTAAAAATTTTTAAATCATCTTTAATTTTATTAGATATGGGAATTATCTTTTTTGGTAGTTTAGTTGTTGTTTTTTCTATAATTCTCCCAAAAAAGCCTTTTTTACCGATATAATCGTACCAGTATTTATCCCAAACTTCATACCAAGTTATTAATAAGACTGATTTCTTGAAAATTGAGTGTATTTTAGCTACAAAACATGGAAAATATGGGAATTCTTGACAGTCAATAATATCAAAATCTTCTCTCATAATAACCGGTGCTAATTTCCATGCAAAATACAAAGCTTCATTAATGGTTCTTTTCCCATTTTTATAAAGATCGATGGGTTGACAAACGCCATGGAATATAATTCCATCTTTTTCCATATATAACGGTTGATCATTAGCCCACCAGCCAACACTATACCAATGAACTTCATGACCTCGTTCTGACAACCTTTTTGCAATCTCATAAACTCTCTTTTCTGCACCGCCCTTTATCCAAGGATAGACAGCATCATAAATAAAAGCAATTTTCATTTTTTACACCAAAAGAAATAAAAAAAATTATTTTCTGATTATAGAAAGAGAATTTAATTCATTATCAGAATATTTGGACTTTTTCAGGAATTTTCTATTGAACATGTAATTAACATGTCTCCATCCATCTTTAAAAGAGCTTAATTTAGCTTCTCCGCCTCTAACGCGATATTCAATAGGAACTTCTTTGACTTTGATATCATTCTCGGCAATTTCTATTACCATTTCAATGGCAAATTCCATTCCGGGGGATTGTAAATTAATTTTTTCTAGAACTTCCTTTTTAAAGGCCCTCATTCCACAGTGAGTATCAGAAAGATCTGATTTAAAGAGAACATTTAGCATTCGGGTAAGCATAGGATTTCCAATGTATTTATGTAATGATGGCATGGCGCCCTTTTCCATATGTCCATTTAAACGATTACCCATTACAAATTCATAATCTTCAGTCAAAATTGGTTTAATAAATTCATGGGTTTGATCAAAAGGATAAGTGCCATCTGCATCACCCATTACAATTATATCTCCTGAAGCTTCTCTTAGCCCACGTAAATAAGCGTTCCCGTATCCTTTTTTTTCTTCATAAATTACAGTTGCTCCGGCTGCACTTGCTTCTTGAGATGTGTTATCGGTTGAAGCATTATCCACAACTATAATTTCAGTTTCTAGTCCCATTTCTTTTAGATTTTGAACTGGGATTGACTGAACTGTATTTCCTACTATTCCTTCTTCGTTTAATGCGGGTATTACAATAGAAATTTTCATAAATGCACCTAATTTATACTTAATAGATTTTAATAATATTATAATATATAAAGTTTCAGACAGAATAAATTATTATTTTATATTTTTTAATGAAATTAATTAGTTATATAAAATTTCAACTTTTTTAAAGAGATAAAAATGTAATTAAAACCTGCCTCTTAATTTTAATAATCTAAATAGATAATAAAATGAATAAAAATTAGGGGAAACTGAAAATTCATCCCATTCCCTGGGAGTGGGCAAGAAAGCTAATTTAATACAATCTTTTAAACCCATAATCCAATTTTCCCTAATTTTAAATCTTAATATCGTTTGATTTAGTATTGATTTTTTTTCATTTTTATCAAAGAAACTTGAAATAACTTTTTTTGAAATATTTATTACATTTTTATCACTTAATTTATCTAAAATTTGATTAGGAAGTTCCAAATCTAAGATTTCGTTGCTTAATAATAAGTTAATTAATAGAACTCTTTCAATATTATAATTTGAAGCTTTAAGCAATAATTTATTCCAATCTACTTCTTGAACATTAATAACCTCAGCAATGTCACATAGCCAGGCCAAACGCATCCATCGATGGGAAGCATTGTGTATACACAAAATTAGGATAATATCCTCCACACATAATCCGTAAAAATTTATATTGTTATTTTTTTGTTTTTTCAAGGAATTGAAATCAAAAAGATATTCTAAATCCCTAGGTGATGAAAAGTGAGATGTAGTAAATTTCCATTGGATTTCCAGAAGCATTTTATTTTCTTTATTATAGAACTGGTATTCCCTTTGAGTTTTTACATATAACTCCTCATGTGAATCATTAATAGTAAATTTATGTTCATAACCATTTTTAAGGAGTATTTTTTTAGTTTTAATGGCATTATCTCTTGAAATTAAAATATCAAGATCATCAAAATCTCTTAAAGAAAGACTCCCATAGGCAGTTAAAGCTAATACTGGGCCTTTGTAAGGGACACATTTAATATCATTCTCTTCTAATAAATTCATGACTTTAACCAATTCACCAGTCAACATAAGGTTCTTCTGAACATTGGCCAAATAATAACTTTTTAAATTCCCTAAAACATCTTCAGGAACATATTCTGGACAAATAGAATTTAGATTAACATACAAAAGAGGCTTTAACCTATGCCGGGAGGCCATATTTATTAAATATTCCCAGTCCAAATCCATACTGGCCAAAGAGATAATTTTCTTTTCTATTTCATCATTAATCTTGGTTCTAGCACAACAAAG
Above is a window of Methanobacteriales archaeon HGW-Methanobacteriales-1 DNA encoding:
- a CDS encoding glycosyltransferase family 1 protein; this translates as MKIAFIYDAVYPWIKGGAEKRVYEIAKRLSERGHEVHWYSVGWWANDQPLYMEKDGIIFHGVCQPIDLYKNGKRTINEALYFAWKLAPVIMREDFDIIDCQEFPYFPCFVAKIHSIFKKSVLLITWYEVWDKYWYDYIGKKGFFGRIIEKTTTKLPKKIIPISNKIKDDLKIFNVPEEKNYVIPNGVDFNYIQNIKPSTQNFDIIYVGRLISHKNVDVLLKAISKAKITVPNIKCGIIGSGPDLEKLKNLSKTLRLEDNVNFFGFVEKDEDVYSYMKSSKIFVLPSTREGFPNTILEANSCGLPAIIVDHEKNAGVGVIKNNENGFIVKLSADEISNKILYLLKNESELNKLNKSSIAFAKNYDWELIVSKIEKVYEATLNET
- a CDS encoding glycosyltransferase family 2 protein; protein product: MKISIVIPALNEEGIVGNTVQSIPVQNLKEMGLETEIIVVDNASTDNTSQEASAAGATVIYEEKKGYGNAYLRGLREASGDIIVMGDADGTYPFDQTHEFIKPILTEDYEFVMGNRLNGHMEKGAMPSLHKYIGNPMLTRMLNVLFKSDLSDTHCGMRAFKKEVLEKINLQSPGMEFAIEMVIEIAENDIKVKEVPIEYRVRGGEAKLSSFKDGWRHVNYMFNRKFLKKSKYSDNELNSLSIIRK